Genomic segment of Planktothrix tepida PCC 9214:
CTTCTACAGGATTTTGTTCAGGTGCATTGGGGGCAAAATTTAGACAAGTAATCCGCCATTCTTCTTCCGATAAATTTTGATTAACTTCAGTTAAATAATCTCTAAACTTTTGAGAACAATGATAAGTGGCATTATCCCAGACTATAGCTAACCTTTTCCCCGGATTTTGCTGCTGTAAATACTGGATAAAGTCTACGGTATTTTCTGTATTTCCCGCCGCATAACCTTTGATAATAAATTCTTTCGTTTGGTAATCTAAAGCTCCATAATAAGTTTGCCTTTCTTT
This window contains:
- a CDS encoding transposase, which produces KERQTYYGALDYQTKEFIIKGYAAGNTENTVDFIQYLQQQNPGKRLAIVWDNATYHCSQKFRDYLTEVNQNLSEEEWRITCLNFAPNAPEQNPVEDIWLQTKNFVRKFYHLCPSFKVIKWLFEFFAQGQIFDFPKIFMYGILPQPI